A segment of the Synechococcus sp. CBW1002 genome:
CGGTAGCCATTGCCGCGCGCCTGCCACTGCGGGAAGTAGGGCGGTGCAGTGATCACCCGCACCTGGTGGCCCCGAGCGGCCAACCACTCCGCCAGCTCGCCGCTGTATTTGCCAATGCCCACCGGTTCGGGGGCGTAGTTCAGGCCGTACAGCAGCACCTTCATGGCCCTTGGGCGGGGATTATCCTGCGCCCAAGTCTGCGATGGGGCATGGCCTTGGTGACGGCCTCACCCGTGGTGTTTCCACCATCTTCAATCATCCGAACTGATCGATGAGTTCTGCCACCTTCGGGGGGTTGCTACGCCTGCATGGCAATGATCTGGCCCGCGTTCAGCGTGTGCTGGATCCAGTTCTAGCGGCTGGGCTCTTCGTCCTTCTGGATCACCGGCGGGAGATCGATCCCCTCGTGCTGCCCACCTGGCTGTGGATCATGGCGTTCACAGCCTTGATGCTCTCCTCAGGAGGCGTGTACGCCAGTTACCGGCAGGCCAGCCTGTTCACCCTGGCGCGGCGGGTGAGCAGCCGCTGGCTGCTCGTGCTCACTGCCCTGCTGCTGCTCACCTATCTCACCAAAACCACTGCCAGCTTCTCTCGGATTGAAACCAGCCTCTGGGCCCTGAGCTGTTGGCTGCTGTTACTGCTCAACCACGTGGGGTTGAGGCAACTGCTGCGTTGCCACCGCCAACGCGGTGGCAACAGCCGCACGATCCTCTACTGGGGAATGCCCGCTGCCGCTGCCGCCTTCCAGGCCGAGCTGCGGGCTGCTCCCTGGATGGGCCTGCGCATGGTGGCCTGGTTCAGTCCAATCCCGGTCTCACCCGATCAGCAGCCACCCCAGTTCCCCAGCTGCGGCGGCGGGGTTGCGGAGATGCGTCGTTGGCTTGAAAGCCACAGCGTGGATCGAATCGTGTTCAGCCATGTCACCCGCGATGGCTTCACCATGGGGCAGCTGCTGGCCCTTTTTGGCGACACCTGCCTGCCGGTGGTCTACGCCCCGGATTGGGCACAGAGCAACATGCACTTCCGGGTCGACCGCTTGGGGCATCTCCCCTGCATTGATCTCTGGGGCAGCGAAGCTTCGCTGATCGATCGCCATCTCAAGCGATCGTTCGATCTCGCCCTCACCAGCACCGGTGTGGTGCTGATCAGCCCGTTGCTGCTGGCGATCGCCATCGCTGTTGCCCTCAGCAGTCCTGGACCGATCCTGTTTGTGCAGGACCGCTATGGCCTCGACGGTAAACGCTTCCGCATCTACAAATTCCGCACGATGCGGGTGATGGAAGCCGGTGATCCCCCGGTTTCAGGAAAGATGTCACCCCTCTCATCCGTACATCCGGGGGCTTGAGGACATGACCAATGCGTCGTTACAGCGAGGCCGTCAAGGCTGATGTGAGAAGGCGGATGAGCCCGCCGCACAGGCAGAGCGTGGCCCGGATTTCAGAAGAGCTGGGCATCCACGTGATCACCCTCTACAAATGGAGGAAGACGTGGCGGTTGCAGGGAGAGGTGGTGCCGGCATCTCAGAAGGAACCAGATGGCTGGAGTGCTGCCGACAAGTTCACGGTGGTGCTGGAGACGGCCGGGTTGAACGCCACTGAGCTCAGTGCCTATTGCCGCGAGCGGGGGCTCTTTCCTGAGCAGGTGAGCCGCTGGCGTCAGACCGCTCAGGATGCCAACGCCAAGCCGGTGCTGACGATGGCCGAGCAAAAGGAGCTCGAAAGGCTCCGTGCCCAGGACCAGCGAGAGATCAAAGCACTCAAGAAGGAGCTGCAGCGCAAGGAGAAGGCCCTGGCGGAGGCGGCGGCCTTGCTGGTGCTGCGAAAAAAGTGGGATGCCTTCTGCTCGGAGGACGCGGAAGGTTGACCAGCGCCGCGCACCGGCGGAAGGTGATCGAGCTGATCGGCGAGGCGCATGCGGCTGGAGCCGGCCTGGTGAGCGCATGCGGTGAGATCGGCATCTGCCTGCGTACCCTCAAACGATGGCGGAAGGCCTTTCTGGGTGATGGGGACGGCGAGGACCGCCGTAAAGGAAGTCCTCGCCTGGTCGTTCACCGGCTGACGGAGGAGGAGCGCCAGCGGATCCTGCTGACGTGCAACCAACCGGAGTACGCCTCGCTTCCGCCCGGGCAGATCGTGCCAGCGCTGGCGGATCAGGGCCTCTATATCGCCTCCGAGAGCAGTTTCTACCGGGTGTTGCACCAGGCAGGGCAGTGTCACCGACGTGGGCGGGCCCGGTTGCCGCAGGAACCGCGCTCCGTGCCGCGCCTCAGGGCGGATGGCCCAAACCGGGTTTGGAGCTGGGACATCACCTATCTGCCGACCACAGTCCGGGGTGTGTGGCTTTACCTCTACCTAGTGGTCGACGTCTGGAGCCGCAAGGTGGTGGCCTGGGATATGGCTGAGGTGGAATCGGCTGAGATCGCGGCGGATCTGGTGCAGCGAGCCTGTCTCAAGGAGCGTTACCGCCGCCCAAGGGGATGTGGCGCCAACCAGTCCACCCCCCTGCCGCTGATCCTCCATGCCGACAACGGCAATGCCATGCGCGCCGCCACACTCGAGGCGCGGCTGGAGGAGTTGGGTGTCCTGCGGTCGTTCTCTCGGCCCAGGGTTTCGAATGACAATCCCTTCTCGGAAGCCTTGTTCCGCACGTTCAAGTACCGGCCCGACTACCCCAGTCGGCCGTTTACCAGCAAAGAAGAGGCGTGTGAGTGGGTGTCGGCGTTTGTCGACTGGTACAACCATCAACACCGCCACAGCGGCATCAAATTCGTGACGCCTCACCA
Coding sequences within it:
- a CDS encoding sugar transferase, which encodes MSSATFGGLLRLHGNDLARVQRVLDPVLAAGLFVLLDHRREIDPLVLPTWLWIMAFTALMLSSGGVYASYRQASLFTLARRVSSRWLLVLTALLLLTYLTKTTASFSRIETSLWALSCWLLLLLNHVGLRQLLRCHRQRGGNSRTILYWGMPAAAAAFQAELRAAPWMGLRMVAWFSPIPVSPDQQPPQFPSCGGGVAEMRRWLESHSVDRIVFSHVTRDGFTMGQLLALFGDTCLPVVYAPDWAQSNMHFRVDRLGHLPCIDLWGSEASLIDRHLKRSFDLALTSTGVVLISPLLLAIAIAVALSSPGPILFVQDRYGLDGKRFRIYKFRTMRVMEAGDPPVSGKMSPLSSVHPGA